One Mustelus asterias chromosome 27, sMusAst1.hap1.1, whole genome shotgun sequence DNA segment encodes these proteins:
- the LOC144479992 gene encoding T-cell surface glycoprotein CD3 delta chain-like isoform X2 has translation MKLYLLITVISMTIIFGVSVLCLPVIKQEATGIILECPRTKLWEKDGVMYERLTDNGNIKLSKLSDSDTGEYSCSDSHERFSAFVFIKLCRNCVELDPGTISGIVVGDIIATVFIALAIYCVTSSNRDKASQVSEKQILVAQEQNDVYQHLGNRRGSCEYSQLSPRLKV, from the exons TGTCTGTACTTTGTTTGCCAGTGATCAAGCAGGAGGCAACTGGAATCATTCTGGAATGCCCAAGGACTAAACTCTGGGAAAAGGATGGAGTGATGTATGAGAGGCTGACGGATAATGGGAATATCAAACTATCAAAGCTGTCAGACAGTGACACTGGAGAATACAGCTGCTCTGACAGTCATGAAAGATTCTCTGCTTTTGTGTTTATCAAAC TTTGTAGGAATTGTGTGGAGTTGGATCCCGGCACTAtctctgggattgtggttggagatATCATTGCCACCGTCTTCATTGCTTTGGCCATTTATTGTGTGACCTCTTCAAACAGGGACAAAGCCTCTCAAG TTTCTGAGAAGCAGATCCTTGTGGCCCAGGAGCAGAACGATGTGTATCAG CATCTTGGCAATCGACGGGGAAGCTGTGAATACAGCCAGCTCTCTCCCCGCCTGAAGGTATAA